A genomic stretch from Haloferax sp. Atlit-12N includes:
- a CDS encoding RND family transporter has product MARLEFQRFVDWVDHRIVNRSRRVILVFLVLTLVFGAGLSAVSTEAGTEQFAEEVPAEEAFARVSEEFSPRFEAGTGSTQLIQRAPNVLTKRELLRMLEAQKRLSDRDDLRVIGTASAATVVVETLDPDADDLDAQISALERATDREVAAAVRENADNERFTGLLADDFNPTAASASATIAVVTHSVPLADEAGAGQGGESPLTPIQRTAGRVVATVGGDISVFGSGVIADEFGTVIADSLVLVVPAAVVFILVFLVVAYRDLVDLLLGTAALGMALVWTFGFLGLAGIPFNQVMIAVPPLLLAVGIDFGIHAVNRYREDRADGLAVGEAMRQATDQLLVAFFIVTATTVIGFLSNLVSNLTPIRDFGVVAAIGIVFTFLVFGVFLPATKVEVDRLRERYPIPTFSQSPLGREGSSLGRVLRLGVAPALRAPAVVLVVALVLSGSAMWYATGVDTEFGQEDFLPPAEAPAYLKSLPEPFAPGDYSVVADIEFLEERFSSSQSGVVTVYLEGRPTDDAYLETLDRVAQDPPDTFIVEDRRADSTSVLTVIDDEARENPEFAAVVARHDRDGDGIPDRNLAEVYDALFATDSAARAGEYLANDYRSSRVDYRVRADADDDAVVADANEVAARFRGPSTATGAVVVFSAISDLILDSAVQSLAISMAGTGAFLVFVYWWLERRPSLALANLVPILVAVTFVAGTMRLAGISFNAFTATVLALTIGLGVDYSVHVVHRFVDERADHDLETALDRTVRGTGGALAGSMLTTVFGLGVLVLAVLSVLGQFGLLTAASIVYSFLASMLVLPSALVLWDRFNGNDPLVPLGGVERDSGAAATAD; this is encoded by the coding sequence GTGGCCCGACTGGAGTTCCAGCGGTTCGTCGACTGGGTCGACCACCGCATCGTCAACCGCTCGCGGCGCGTCATCCTCGTCTTCCTCGTCCTCACGCTGGTGTTCGGGGCGGGGCTGAGCGCCGTCTCGACCGAGGCCGGGACCGAGCAGTTCGCCGAGGAAGTGCCCGCCGAGGAGGCGTTCGCGCGCGTCTCCGAGGAGTTCTCGCCGCGGTTCGAGGCGGGGACCGGAAGCACGCAACTCATCCAGCGCGCCCCGAACGTCCTGACGAAGCGCGAACTCCTGCGGATGCTCGAAGCCCAAAAGCGCCTCTCGGACCGTGACGACCTCCGGGTTATCGGCACCGCCAGCGCCGCCACCGTGGTCGTGGAGACGCTCGACCCGGACGCCGACGACCTCGACGCACAAATTTCGGCGCTCGAACGCGCGACTGACCGCGAGGTCGCCGCCGCGGTCCGCGAGAACGCCGACAACGAACGCTTCACCGGCCTCCTCGCCGACGACTTCAACCCGACCGCAGCGAGCGCCTCGGCGACGATTGCGGTCGTCACGCACTCGGTTCCGCTGGCCGACGAGGCAGGTGCGGGACAGGGCGGCGAGAGCCCGCTCACCCCGATTCAGCGGACCGCCGGTCGCGTCGTCGCCACCGTCGGCGGCGACATCTCCGTCTTCGGCTCGGGCGTCATCGCCGACGAGTTCGGGACGGTCATCGCCGACTCGCTCGTCCTCGTCGTGCCCGCGGCCGTCGTCTTCATCCTCGTCTTCCTCGTCGTCGCCTACCGCGACCTCGTGGACCTGCTGTTGGGGACCGCCGCGCTCGGGATGGCCCTTGTCTGGACGTTCGGCTTCCTCGGCCTCGCGGGCATCCCGTTCAACCAGGTTATGATAGCCGTGCCGCCGCTGCTCCTCGCGGTCGGCATCGACTTCGGCATCCACGCGGTCAACCGCTACCGCGAGGACCGCGCCGACGGGTTGGCCGTCGGCGAGGCGATGCGACAGGCGACGGACCAGCTCCTCGTGGCGTTCTTCATCGTCACCGCGACCACGGTCATCGGCTTCCTCTCGAACCTCGTGAGCAACCTCACGCCGATTCGGGACTTCGGCGTCGTCGCGGCCATCGGCATCGTCTTCACCTTCCTCGTGTTCGGCGTGTTCCTCCCGGCGACGAAAGTCGAGGTCGACAGGCTCCGCGAGCGCTACCCGATTCCGACGTTCAGCCAGTCTCCGCTCGGCCGCGAGGGGAGTTCGCTCGGGAGGGTCCTTCGACTCGGCGTCGCGCCCGCCCTCCGCGCCCCCGCTGTCGTCCTCGTCGTCGCGCTCGTTCTCTCGGGGTCGGCGATGTGGTACGCCACCGGCGTCGACACCGAGTTCGGACAGGAGGACTTCCTGCCGCCCGCGGAGGCCCCGGCGTACCTGAAATCCCTCCCCGAGCCCTTCGCGCCGGGCGACTACAGCGTCGTCGCCGACATCGAGTTCCTCGAAGAACGATTTTCGTCCTCCCAGAGCGGGGTCGTGACGGTGTACCTTGAGGGCCGACCCACGGACGACGCCTACCTCGAAACGCTCGACCGGGTCGCACAGGACCCGCCGGACACCTTCATCGTCGAGGACCGCCGCGCCGACTCGACGAGCGTCCTCACCGTCATCGACGACGAGGCCAGAGAGAACCCCGAGTTCGCCGCGGTCGTCGCCCGCCACGACCGGGACGGCGACGGCATTCCCGACCGGAACCTCGCCGAGGTGTACGACGCGCTGTTCGCCACCGACTCGGCCGCCCGTGCGGGCGAGTACCTCGCCAACGACTACCGGAGTTCGCGCGTGGACTACCGCGTGCGGGCCGACGCGGACGACGACGCGGTCGTCGCCGACGCCAACGAGGTCGCTGCGCGCTTCCGCGGTCCGAGCACCGCCACCGGCGCGGTCGTCGTCTTCTCGGCCATCTCGGACCTCATCCTCGACTCCGCGGTGCAGAGCCTCGCCATCTCGATGGCCGGCACCGGCGCGTTCCTCGTGTTCGTCTATTGGTGGCTCGAACGCCGTCCGTCGCTCGCGCTCGCCAACCTCGTGCCCATCCTCGTCGCGGTCACGTTCGTCGCCGGGACGATGCGCCTCGCCGGTATCTCCTTCAACGCCTTCACCGCGACGGTGCTCGCGCTGACTATCGGCCTCGGCGTGGACTACTCGGTCCACGTCGTCCACCGCTTCGTGGACGAGCGCGCCGACCACGACCTCGAAACCGCGCTCGACCGGACGGTCCGCGGCACCGGCGGCGCGCTCGCGGGCAGCATGCTCACGACCGTCTTCGGCCTCGGCGTGCTCGTCCTCGCGGTGCTCTCGGTTCTCGGCCAGTTCGGCCTGCTCACCGCCGCGAGCATCGTCTACTCGTTCCTTGCGTCGATGCTGGTGTTGCCCTCGGCGCTGGTCCTCTGGGACCGGTTCAACGGCAACGACCCGCTCGTTCCCCTCGGCGGCGTCGAACGCGACTCCGGCGCAGCGGCGACCGCCGACTGA
- a CDS encoding acylphosphatase: MSEHGRTRAHIYVSGHVQGVYYRATTRDTARDRGVDGWVKNLSDGRVEAVFEGPRDDVEAMVEWCHEGSPMATVEDVEVTYEEPDGETGFRVER, from the coding sequence ATGAGCGAGCACGGCCGAACCCGCGCGCACATCTACGTCTCGGGACACGTACAGGGCGTCTACTACCGGGCGACGACCCGCGACACCGCCCGCGACCGCGGCGTCGACGGCTGGGTGAAGAACCTCTCGGACGGCCGCGTCGAGGCCGTCTTCGAGGGCCCCCGCGACGACGTGGAGGCGATGGTCGAGTGGTGCCACGAAGGGAGTCCGATGGCGACCGTCGAGGACGTGGAAGTCACCTACGAGGAGCCGGACGGCGAGACTGGCTTCCGGGTCGAGCGCTGA
- a CDS encoding phosphopentomutase/phosphoglucosamine mutase, with the protein MELFGTAGIRGSATERVTPELALSVGRAAGLAALESDTPAEFVVGRDGRTTGQGLAAAVEAGLLSAGADVTRVGVVPTPALAFASRGRRGVMLTASHNPPTDNGIKMFVDGQEYDRDLERDIETRVEANASPADWDDWGATGTSGVLDAYRSAIVEFASRHGADLDGLNVAVDCGNGMSALGTPQVLRDLGARVVTLNGQVDGHFPGRESKPTPETLADLIAFVADGDFDFGIGHDGDADRIVIIDGNGEVVHEDTVIAIVAEHYVRVSDAEDPVVVTTPNASGRIDERVREAGGRVERVRLGALHEGIASARAGGGDVVFAAEPWKHIHPSLGGWIDGVASAALIARLAAESGMAGLREPVTERPYRKVSVPCPDEKKRAAMAALKTSLPDAMAPESVDTEYGVRLEFADASWTLVRPSGTEPYIRVYAEADDVDALVDEVTAVVEAEIEDA; encoded by the coding sequence ATGGAACTCTTCGGCACCGCCGGTATCCGCGGGAGCGCGACGGAGCGAGTCACGCCGGAACTCGCCCTCAGCGTCGGCCGCGCCGCCGGCCTCGCCGCGCTCGAATCGGACACGCCCGCCGAGTTCGTCGTCGGCCGCGACGGACGAACGACCGGGCAGGGCCTCGCCGCCGCCGTCGAGGCCGGACTGCTCTCCGCCGGCGCGGACGTGACCCGCGTGGGCGTCGTCCCGACCCCGGCGCTCGCGTTCGCCTCGCGGGGTCGCCGCGGCGTCATGCTCACCGCCTCGCACAACCCCCCGACGGACAACGGCATCAAGATGTTCGTCGACGGGCAGGAGTACGACCGCGACCTCGAACGCGACATCGAGACGCGGGTCGAGGCGAACGCGTCCCCGGCCGACTGGGACGACTGGGGCGCGACGGGGACGAGCGGCGTCCTCGACGCCTACCGAAGCGCTATCGTCGAGTTCGCCAGCCGGCACGGGGCAGACCTCGACGGCCTCAACGTCGCCGTCGACTGCGGAAACGGGATGTCCGCGCTCGGCACGCCGCAGGTCCTCCGCGACCTCGGCGCGCGCGTCGTCACGCTCAACGGGCAGGTAGACGGCCACTTCCCCGGCCGCGAGTCGAAGCCGACGCCCGAGACGCTCGCGGACCTCATCGCGTTCGTCGCCGACGGCGACTTCGACTTCGGCATCGGCCACGACGGCGACGCCGACCGTATCGTCATCATCGACGGAAACGGCGAGGTCGTCCACGAGGACACCGTCATCGCCATCGTCGCCGAACACTACGTCCGCGTCTCCGACGCCGAGGACCCGGTCGTCGTCACGACGCCGAACGCCTCGGGCCGCATCGACGAACGAGTCCGCGAAGCCGGCGGTCGCGTCGAGCGCGTCCGACTCGGCGCGCTCCACGAGGGCATCGCCAGCGCCCGCGCCGGCGGCGGCGACGTGGTGTTCGCGGCCGAACCGTGGAAGCACATCCACCCGTCGCTCGGCGGTTGGATAGACGGCGTCGCCTCGGCGGCGCTCATCGCCCGCCTCGCCGCCGAGTCCGGCATGGCCGGTCTGCGCGAACCGGTCACGGAGCGCCCGTACCGCAAAGTGAGCGTCCCGTGTCCCGACGAGAAGAAGCGGGCGGCGATGGCGGCGCTCAAAACCTCGCTTCCCGACGCGATGGCCCCCGAATCAGTTGATACCGAGTACGGCGTCCGACTGGAGTTCGCCGACGCGTCGTGGACGCTGGTTCGCCCGTCGGGCACGGAACCCTACATCCGCGTGTACGCGGAGGCCGACGACGTGGACGCGCTCGTCGACGAGGTGACGGCCGTCGTCGAAGCCGAAATCGAGGACGCCTGA
- a CDS encoding BMP family protein — MDRRSFVKAAGVAGIAGLAGCTGGPSEGSQETTATTTESSGGEETTTAEQTTEESGPSAYVGMVYALGGLGDKSFNDAAKRGIEEATSEFGVEYDEAQPSAAEEFPQFQRRFAQSSNPDYDLVSCIGYAQKSALAETAPNFPDQNFMIVDDTVDEDNVASYLFREEQGSFQVGYLAGLLTTQEFSAGSGSTTPDSKNVGFVGGVDAPLIRKFQAGFEAGVAHADEEITVDAAYAGSFSDSAKGKEIATSMYDNGADIVYHAAGGTGLGVFQAAKEQGKFAIGVDSDQSQTEPNYSDVILASMVKRVESAVYTSVENVVNDEFNGGSTTTLGLEEDGVAAVYGAELGSEIPQDVKDSLSESREAIIAGDIEIPTTTE, encoded by the coding sequence ATGGACAGACGTTCTTTTGTCAAAGCGGCAGGGGTCGCGGGCATCGCGGGCCTCGCAGGTTGTACGGGCGGACCGTCCGAGGGGAGCCAAGAGACGACGGCGACGACGACCGAGTCGTCCGGCGGCGAGGAGACCACCACGGCCGAGCAGACGACTGAGGAGTCCGGTCCCTCGGCCTACGTCGGCATGGTCTACGCGCTCGGCGGTCTCGGTGACAAGTCGTTCAACGACGCCGCGAAGCGCGGCATCGAGGAGGCGACCTCGGAGTTCGGCGTCGAGTACGACGAGGCTCAGCCCTCGGCGGCCGAGGAGTTCCCGCAGTTCCAGCGCCGGTTCGCGCAGTCGTCGAACCCGGACTACGACCTCGTGTCGTGTATCGGCTACGCGCAGAAGTCCGCGCTCGCCGAGACGGCACCGAACTTCCCGGACCAGAACTTCATGATCGTCGACGACACGGTCGACGAGGACAACGTTGCGAGCTACCTGTTCCGCGAGGAGCAGGGCTCGTTCCAGGTCGGCTACCTCGCCGGTCTCCTCACCACGCAGGAGTTCTCGGCCGGCTCCGGTTCGACGACGCCCGACTCGAAGAACGTCGGCTTCGTCGGCGGCGTCGACGCCCCGCTCATCCGGAAGTTCCAGGCCGGCTTCGAAGCCGGTGTGGCGCACGCGGACGAGGAAATCACGGTCGACGCGGCCTACGCCGGGTCGTTCTCCGACTCCGCGAAGGGGAAGGAAATCGCCACGTCGATGTACGACAACGGCGCGGACATCGTCTACCACGCGGCGGGCGGCACGGGCCTCGGCGTCTTCCAGGCGGCGAAAGAGCAGGGTAAGTTCGCCATCGGCGTCGACTCCGACCAGTCGCAGACCGAACCGAACTACTCCGACGTCATCCTCGCGTCGATGGTCAAGCGCGTCGAGTCGGCGGTGTACACCTCCGTCGAGAACGTCGTCAACGACGAGTTCAACGGTGGTTCCACCACGACGCTCGGCCTCGAAGAGGACGGCGTCGCCGCCGTCTACGGCGCGGAACTCGGCTCCGAAATCCCGCAGGACGTGAAGGATTCGCTCTCGGAGTCCCGCGAGGCCATCATCGCCGGCGACATCGAGATCCCGACGACGACCGAGTAA
- a CDS encoding ABC transporter ATP-binding protein, with amino-acid sequence MSTAVHLDEITKRFPGVVANDDVDLTVERGTVHALLGENGAGKTTLMNILYGLYEPTEGTVHVDGEPRDFDSPADAIDAGIGMIHQHFMLVDPMTVAENIVLGNEPRKWFGTTIDRERARQEVIDLSNRYGFDVNPDDAIEDVSVGVQQRVEILKALYRGADILILDEPTAVLTPQEVEELFRVFEELTAQGKTIIFISHKLGEAMHAADDITVLRNGKNVGTVKADETSNEELAELMVGREVLLEPKAEPQEPGDEVLSVQHLSAKDNRGIPAVSDVSFDIREGEVFGIAGVDGNGQSQLVEAITGLRSPTEGSISYKGGDITDASRRSRIADGMAYIPEDRHERGLVMDFDLVQNGILGSQHSPTFAADGRINWSDARDHAERIIDEYDVRPPHADADAESFSGGNQQKFIVGREFEREPDLVVATHPTRGVDIGAMEFIHERLLTLRAEGKAVLLVSSKLDEVQGLSDRLGVMHDGELMDIVDPRNTTEEEIGLLMAGERPNAVETDAEPPVGDAK; translated from the coding sequence ATGAGCACCGCTGTTCATCTCGACGAAATCACAAAACGGTTCCCCGGCGTCGTGGCGAACGACGACGTGGACCTGACCGTCGAGCGCGGCACGGTGCACGCACTTCTGGGAGAAAACGGGGCCGGAAAGACGACGTTGATGAACATCCTCTACGGGCTCTACGAACCCACTGAGGGGACCGTCCACGTGGACGGGGAACCGCGGGACTTCGACTCGCCCGCGGACGCTATCGACGCCGGAATCGGTATGATTCACCAGCACTTCATGCTGGTCGACCCCATGACGGTCGCCGAGAACATCGTCCTCGGCAACGAACCGCGCAAGTGGTTCGGCACGACCATCGACCGGGAGCGCGCGCGCCAAGAGGTCATCGACCTCTCGAACCGATACGGATTCGACGTGAACCCCGACGACGCCATCGAGGACGTGAGCGTCGGCGTTCAACAGCGCGTCGAGATTCTGAAAGCACTCTACCGCGGAGCCGACATCCTCATTCTGGACGAGCCCACCGCGGTCCTCACCCCGCAGGAGGTCGAAGAGCTGTTCCGCGTCTTCGAGGAGCTGACCGCACAGGGCAAGACGATTATCTTCATCAGCCACAAGCTCGGGGAGGCCATGCACGCCGCCGACGACATCACCGTCCTCCGAAACGGGAAGAACGTCGGCACCGTGAAGGCCGACGAGACCTCCAACGAGGAACTCGCCGAGCTGATGGTCGGCCGCGAGGTCCTCCTCGAACCGAAGGCCGAACCGCAGGAACCGGGCGACGAGGTGCTCTCAGTGCAGCACCTCTCGGCCAAGGACAACCGCGGCATCCCCGCGGTCTCCGACGTGTCGTTCGACATCCGCGAGGGCGAGGTGTTCGGCATCGCCGGCGTCGACGGCAACGGCCAGTCGCAGTTGGTCGAGGCCATTACCGGCCTGCGGTCGCCGACCGAGGGCTCGATTTCCTACAAGGGCGGAGACATCACCGACGCCTCCCGCCGCTCCCGCATCGCCGACGGGATGGCGTACATCCCCGAAGACCGCCACGAGCGCGGGCTCGTGATGGACTTCGACCTCGTCCAAAACGGCATCCTCGGGAGCCAGCACAGCCCGACGTTCGCCGCCGACGGCCGGATAAACTGGTCCGACGCGCGCGACCACGCGGAACGAATCATCGACGAATACGACGTTCGACCGCCGCACGCCGACGCCGACGCGGAGTCCTTCTCCGGCGGCAACCAACAGAAGTTCATCGTCGGTCGCGAGTTCGAACGCGAACCGGACCTCGTCGTCGCCACCCACCCGACCCGCGGCGTGGACATCGGCGCGATGGAGTTCATTCACGAGCGGCTGTTGACCCTCCGAGCGGAGGGGAAGGCGGTCCTCCTCGTCTCCTCGAAACTCGACGAGGTTCAGGGACTCTCGGACCGCCTCGGCGTCATGCACGACGGCGAACTCATGGACATCGTAGACCCACGCAACACCACCGAAGAAGAGATTGGCCTGCTCATGGCCGGCGAACGCCCGAACGCCGTCGAGACCGACGCGGAACCGCCCGTGGGTGACGCCAAATGA
- a CDS encoding ABC transporter permease produces MSAVENAKAVLRRLTAASATERILISFAALVMAVLVGAVIILVSGRITTCQTAATTLFGTGFCYDPVEVYLVLFNGALGEPFLLNDPALFNPNWNPLNFGFALTLKETTLLIFTGLSVAVSFRAGLFNIGTQGQLVLGGLATALFSFFVAPLLPSGLVGGLILIPLAIVVGALVGGLYGAIPGALKAYADANEVITTIMLNFIAAQIAFVLVSEFFGNPDSQVVETTPIPDWATLLPVAFPQGGDFSILALAFGLALVVAVWFLLEQTSFGYDLRTSGEQPEAAEYGGVDAKRTTVTSMFLSGALGGMGGAIWVLMVMGKWQAGVPALGFDGITVSILAGNNPFGVVPAALLFGTLKSGSLAVQFGTGVPKQLVGVLRGLIILFVAMPEFFRMLGSTIDLEPDRETVATDGGRLGGDDE; encoded by the coding sequence ATGAGCGCGGTCGAGAACGCGAAGGCCGTTCTCAGACGGCTGACGGCCGCCTCCGCGACGGAGCGCATCCTCATCAGCTTCGCCGCGCTCGTCATGGCCGTACTCGTCGGCGCGGTCATCATCCTCGTCTCCGGCCGCATCACGACGTGCCAGACCGCGGCGACGACGCTGTTCGGTACCGGCTTCTGTTACGACCCCGTCGAGGTGTACCTCGTGCTGTTCAACGGGGCGCTCGGCGAGCCGTTCCTCCTGAACGACCCCGCGCTGTTCAACCCCAACTGGAACCCGCTGAACTTCGGGTTCGCGCTCACGCTCAAGGAGACGACGCTCCTCATCTTCACCGGCCTCTCGGTCGCCGTCTCCTTCCGCGCGGGCCTGTTCAACATCGGGACGCAGGGTCAGCTCGTCCTCGGCGGCCTCGCGACGGCGCTGTTCTCGTTCTTCGTCGCGCCGCTGCTCCCGTCGGGACTCGTCGGCGGCCTCATCCTGATTCCGCTCGCCATCGTCGTCGGTGCGCTCGTCGGCGGCCTCTACGGTGCGATTCCCGGCGCGCTCAAGGCCTACGCCGACGCCAACGAGGTCATCACGACCATCATGCTGAACTTCATCGCGGCGCAGATCGCGTTCGTCCTCGTCAGCGAGTTCTTCGGCAACCCCGACTCGCAGGTCGTCGAGACGACGCCGATTCCCGACTGGGCGACGCTCCTCCCGGTGGCGTTCCCGCAGGGCGGCGACTTCTCGATTCTCGCGCTCGCGTTCGGTCTCGCGCTCGTCGTCGCCGTCTGGTTCCTGCTCGAACAGACCTCGTTCGGGTACGACCTCCGGACGAGCGGCGAACAGCCCGAGGCCGCCGAGTACGGCGGCGTCGACGCCAAGCGCACGACCGTCACGAGCATGTTCCTCTCCGGCGCGCTCGGCGGCATGGGCGGCGCTATCTGGGTGCTCATGGTCATGGGCAAGTGGCAGGCCGGCGTCCCCGCGCTCGGGTTCGACGGCATCACCGTCTCCATCCTCGCGGGGAACAACCCGTTCGGAGTCGTCCCGGCGGCGCTCCTGTTCGGGACGCTCAAGTCCGGCTCCCTCGCGGTCCAGTTCGGGACCGGCGTCCCGAAACAACTCGTCGGCGTCCTCCGCGGCCTCATCATCCTGTTCGTCGCGATGCCCGAGTTCTTCCGCATGCTCGGCTCGACCATCGACCTCGAACCGGACCGCGAGACCGTGGCCACGGACGGCGGCCGCCTCGGAGGTGACGACGAATGA